In a genomic window of Salvelinus fontinalis isolate EN_2023a chromosome 7, ASM2944872v1, whole genome shotgun sequence:
- the LOC129859114 gene encoding receptor-type tyrosine-protein kinase FLT3-like encodes MPMKGKRRVEIAALLWLCALCDGDELQPPRDAPRALCITTSPTGVLCTLSEAHLNGSGPTRLEVPAGQSLHITMQSLPGDPVCSWSRGPDPIRGGYSMAIPQTSVRDSGEYSFGCVNCGIISSLTLSLLVGPPLRRPSKPHLIYIPGRKGFLPNFQCSSEGNPKPKIEWFNNLDKTGQRSHGNETSKDSERSNNTEGSKPYYKTTAMCCASNPKGEECSQLYDYDLDRSRSVDDDNEAPEITLSPGQPLLLRCRERENSTTHWLTDNQEQVSVYKLSYKGIDMTYLFFESVRVNHSGIYTCRSNKNKNKIKSTHIRVLEKGFISIDQLNESSTISAQEMPGFCLRALVSSHPLLRCHWLGPGGVQTQCPEPTRLWKNRTLELCNPEPGEYQLHLETGVLNLTKTLSLCVASTPTLSLFQEEDYITCSTDSPLPFNLTWRFCSLSNDSCQSESAAWKEIPAPPPELCDSDQFCHKKVLSSLDRVKVGNHFVKCCIANSVHSQSHCSEPLFNAGMVFPQQRTFKQPSNSSQLLKVSSLVLFLALMPVSVALLYFLRKKKPQYQSQLQVIQMTGSNDNDYIYINFKDFQYDQKWEFPRENLELGKELGSGAFGMVLQATAHSISKPGISLQVAVKMLKEKHETVEKEALMSELKMLTHIGRHANIVNLLGACTGSGPTYLIFQYCRNGDLLNYLKYNRELYHKSLTEAFSRDRFSRLYHNLPKRSSTGGKESIALLSLNSSPMDTSDGPGIYEKLQEEEEEEEALTYDDLLSFSYQVAKGMDFLSSKHCIHRDLAARNVLVSQGGLVKIGDFGLARDIHNDSNYVVRGNVRLPVKWMAPESIFQGMYTMQSDVWAYGILLWEVFSLGLTPYPGIKVDNNFYVMIERGFKMEQPYYASESVYKMMCKCWALEPRDRPHFAKLVAFMGDQLADIEEKLYRNILDKSSNDSLYQNAPVNSDLSALTEEKEILLTQSQNQHCKTHSTGEAPTTKTTPSDMDAMEADEGTPL; translated from the exons ATGCCAATGAAGGGAAAGAGGAGAGTTGAGATCG CTGCGCTCCTGTGGCTGTGCGCTCTTTGTGACGGAGACGAGTTGCAGCCTCCGCGAGACGCGCCTCGAGCGCTATGTATCACCACCAGCCCGACT GGGGTGTTGTGTACTCTGTCTGAAGCCCATCTGAATGGTTCTGGTCCTACCAGACTAGAGGTCCCTGCTGGGCAGAGCCTCCATATCACCATGCAGAGCCTCCCAGGAGACCCTGTCTGCAGCTGGAGCCGTGGACCTGACCCAATAAG AGGGGGCTATTCTATGGCCATACCACAGACGTCTGTGCGTGATTCTGGAGAGTACTCCTTCGGCTGTGTGAATTGTGGCATCATCTCCTCCCTGACGCTCTCTCTACTGGTTGGACCTCCTCTGA GACGTCCGTCAAAGCCACATCTGATATACATCCCTGGGAGAAAAGGCTTTTTACCTAACTTCCAGTGTTCTTCAGAGGGAAATCCCAAGCCAAAAATTGAATGGTTCAATAACCTTGACAAGACTGG ACAACGTAGTCATGGGAACGAGACATCTAAGGACTCCGAGAGGTCCAACAACACAGAGGGAAGTAAACCATACTACAAGACAACAGCTATGTGCTGTGCTAGTAACCCCAAAGGAGAAGAGTGTTCTCAGCTCTATGACTATG acTTGGATCGCAGCCGAAGTGTGGATGATGATAATGAAGCTCCAGAGATCACTCTGAGCCCGGGTCAGCCCCTGCTGCTCcgctgtagggagagagagaacagcaccaCACATTGGCTGACTGATAATCAGGAACAG GTGTCCGTATATAAACTATCCTATAAAGGAATAGATATGACCTACCTGTTCTTTGAGTCGGTGAGAGTGAACCACAGTGGTATCTACACCTGCCGGAGCaacaagaacaagaacaagaTCAAGTCCACCCACATCCGGGTCCTGG AGAAGGGCTTCATTTCCATCGACCAGCTGAATGAGAGCAGTACCATCTCAGCCCAGGAGATGCCAGGGTTCTGCCTGCGGGCCCTGGTCTCCTCACACCCTCTCCTACGCTGCCATTGGCTGGGCCCGGGTGGTGTACAGACCCAGTGCCCTGAACCCACACGGCTGTGGAAGAACAG gactctGGAGCTATGTAACCCTGAGCCAGGAGAGTACCAGTTACACCTGGAGACTGGGGTGCTGAACCTCACAAagaccctctctctgtgtgtggcaa gtACGCCCACCCTCAGTCTCTTCCAGGAAGAAGACTACATCACCTGTAGCACCGACAGCCCCCTCCCCTTCAACCTCACCTGGAGGTTCTGCTCTCTGTCCAATGACAG CTGTCAGTCAGAGTCTGCAGCCTGGAAGGAGATACCTGCCCCTCCCCCAGAGCTCTGTGACTCAGACCAGTTCTGCCATAAGAAGGTCCTCAGCTCTCTGGACAGGGTCAAGGTGGGGAACCACTTTGTCAAGTGCTGCATCGCAAACTCTGTCCACTCACAGTCACACTGCAGCGAGCCACTGTTCAATGCAGGAATGGTCTTTCCGCAGCAGCGTACCTTCAAACAAC CATCCAACTCCTCTCAACTCCTGAAGGTGTCCAGTCTGGTTCTGTTCCTGGCTTTGATGCCGGTCAGCGTGGCACTGCTCTACTTCCTCAGGAAaaag AAACCCCAGTACCAGAGCCAGCTGCAGGTGATTCAGATGACGGGGTCTAATGACAACGATTACATCTACATCAACTTCAAAGACTTCCAGTACGACCAGAAATGGGAGTTCCCCAGAGAGAACCTGGAGCTGG GGAAGGAGCTGGGCTCTGGGGCCTTTGGCATGGTGCTTCAAGCTACAGCCCACAGCATCAGCAAGCCTGGGATCTCCCTGCAGGTGGCTGTCAAGATGCTGAAAG AGAAGCATGAGACAGTGGAGAAAGAGGCTCTGATGTCAGAGCTGAAGATGCTGACTCACATCGGACGGCATGCCAACATCGTCAACCTGCTGGGGGCGTGCACTGGCTCAG GGCCAACGTACCTGATCTTCCAGTACTGCCGTAATGGGGACCTGCTGAACTACCTGAAATACAACAGAGAGCTGTACCACAAGTCTCTGACCGAGGCCTTCAGCAGGGACCGCttcagcagactttaccacaacCTGCCCAAGAGGAGCTCCACTGGAGGGAAAGAGAGCATCGCCCTCCTCAGCCTCAACTCCTCTCCCATGGACACCTCTGATG GTCCAGGGATCTATGAGAAGctgcaggaagaggaggaggaggaggaggcactgACCTATGACGACCTGCTCAGCTTTTCCTACCAGGTGGCCAAAGGCATGGACTTCCTGTCCTCTAAGCAC TGTATCCATCGGGACCTTGCGGCCAGGAACGTGTTGGTGTCTCAGGGTGGACTAGTAAAGATCGGAGACTTTGGACTGGCCCGGGACATCCACAACGACTCCAACTACGTAGTGAGAGGGAAT GTGCGTCTGCCAGTGAAGTGGATGGCTCCAGAGAGTATCTTCCAGGGGATGTACACCATGCAGAGCGATGTCTGGGCCTATGGTATCCTGCTGTGGGAGGTCTTCTCTCTGG GTTTGACCCCCTACCCGGGGATAAAGGTGGACAACAACTTCTATGTGATGATAGAGAGAGGTTTTAAGATGGAGCAGCCGTACTATGCCAGTGAATCTGT gTATAAGATGATGTGCAAGTGCTGGGCACTGGAGCCTCGGGACCGCCCTCACTTTGCCAAGCTGGTGGCCTTCATGGGCGACCAACTGGCCGATATTGAGGAGAAG CTATACCGTAACATCCTGGACAAGAGCTCCAATGACTCCTTATACCAGAATGCACCAGTGAATTCTGACCTCTCTGCCTTGACCGAAGAAAAGGAGATTCTTTTGACACAGTCACAGAACCAACACTGCAAGACCCATTCCACTGGCGAGGCCCCAACAACCAAAACAACACCCTCTGACATGGATGCCATGGAGGCTGATGAGGGTACCCCTCTGTAA
- the LOC129859112 gene encoding pancreas/duodenum homeobox protein 1-like, with protein MNREEHYYSPAQLFKDSCAYQRPHSEDYSHSPPPCLYMARQAQSVYSSPSIGGLDQACLPDIAPYSIPMREDPGVPQLHHPQAPQQTLQPGPGGYEYPGGLALCADRNKYHLPFPWMKTTKSHAHTWKGQWAGPYMVEAEENKRTRTAYTRAQLLELEKEFLFNKYISRPRRVELALTLSLTERHIKIWFQNRRMKWKKEEDKKRVRGVDPEQDSSITSGDLNDEAGVGVGGAGHPTTTTPPSPLHAHSMSGSRDSA; from the exons ATGAATCGAGAAGAGCACTACTATTCTCCCGCGCAGCTGTTCAAGGACTCCTGCGCCTACCAGAGACCACACAGCGAGGACTACAGCCACAGCCCTCCGCCCTGCCTCTACATGGCCCGGCAGGCTCAGTCCGTCTACTCCTCGCCCTCCATCGGAGGGCTAGACCAGGCGTGTCTCCCTGACATTGCTCCGTACAGTATTCCCATGCGAGAGGACCCGGGTGTGCCGCAGCTCCACCACCCCCAGGCGCCCCAGCAGACTCTCCAGCCAGGGCCAGGGGGTTACGAATACCCGGGGGGGTTGGCTCTGTGTGCCGATAGGAACAAATATCACCTGCCTTTCCCCTGGATGAAAACCACCAAGTCTCACGCGCACACCTGGAAGGGACAGTGGGCAG GCCCCTACATGGTGGAGGCGGAGGAGAACAAGCGGACAAGGACGGCCTACACGCGAGCCCAGCTCCTGGAGCTGGAGAAGGAGTTCCTGTTCAACAAGTACATCAGCAGGCCGCGGCGTGTCGAGCTGGCCCTCACCCTCAGCCTCACAGAGAGACACATCAAGATCTGGTTCCAGAACCGACGGATGAAGTGGAAAAAGGAGGAGGACAAGAAGAGAGTGAGGGGGGTCGACCCCGAGCAGGACTCGTCCATTACGTCAGGAGACTTGAACGATGAGGCAGGGGTGGGAGTCGGGGGGGCAGGACATCCCACCACCACGACACCCCCCTCACCCTTACACGCCCATTCCATGTCAGGTTCTAGAGACTCGGCCTAG